The genomic stretch TGGCAAGAACCAGCTCAATTCGCCTCTGAAGGTCGGTGCGATCTACACCATCGGTCCCTATCTGTTCCCGCACCTGCTCCCCGAATTGAGGCGGGCGGCCCCGGAAATGCCGCTCTATATCGAAGAGAACTATACCGCCAACCTGAGGCAGAAACTCCGGCAGTCTGAGCTCGATGCCATTATTATTGCCCTGCCGTTCGAGGAGCCGGAAGTGGTTACCCTGCCGCTCTATGACGAACCGTTCGTTGTGTTGCTGCCCGCGGGACATCCGCTGGCCAGCAAGGAGCAGTTGACTGCCGACGAGTTGGCCAAGGAGCAATTGCTATTGCTCGGGCCCGGACACTGTTTCCGGGATCAGGTTCTGGAATCCTGCCCACCCCTGGTAGAAGCCGTAACCCACCGGGCAAACAACGGTTCACCGGCGCTGGTGACCGAAGGCAGTTCTCTGGAAACCATTCGCCATATGGTCGCTTCCGGCCTGGGCATCACAGTTTTACCACTCTCGGCGGCCACCGCCATGCAGTACCACGAGGACATTCTGGCCGTTCGACCGTTTGCGTCCCCGGTGCCGTTCCGCACAGTGGCTCTGGCCTGGCGGGTTACGTTCCCGCGGCCCAAGGCTATTGATGTGCTCTCCCTGGCTGCCAGCCAGTGCCGGGTAATCGAAAAGGCGAAAACAGACACACCGGTTGTGGCCGAAAGCGCCTGAGCCTGACTATGACGTCACTGGATGACATACCGGTCACCCAGCTCAAGGGCGTAGGAAACGCCCTGGCAGAAAAGCTCGCCAAGCTGGGTATTACCTCCCTGCAGGACCTGCTGTTTCACCTGCCTCACCGATACGAAGACAGAACCCGGGTAATACCCATGGGAAGTCTTCGCATCGGTGATGTGGCCGTGGTGGAAGGGGAGGTTATGAAAGCGGACCTGATCATGGGTCGCAGACGCAGTTTGCAAGTAACTCTCCGGGATAACAGCGGGTTTCTGGTGATGCGCTTTTTTCATTTCAACGCGGCCCAGAAAAACCAGTTGAGCGAGGGCGCCAGGGTTCGCTGCTTCGGCGAAGTCCGGCCCGGGCGCGCAGGTTATGAGTTCTACCACCCGGAGTACCAGATCAATCCGCCGCCCATGCCAGCGGAAGGTGATGCGACCCTGACCCCGGTTTACCCGCTGACAGAGGGCATCCAGCAGCCTCGCGTCCGCTCGCTCTGCCAGCAGGCTCTGGGCTATCTTGACCGGTTCCCGATCCGTGACTGGTTGCCCGGGAACCTGCTGGCCGAGTATCAGCTGCCCGGAATCACCGAAGCTGTCCAGCTGGTGCATTCCCCGCCAGCCAGCGCGCCGGTTAACCTGCTTATGGAAGGACGCCATCCGGCGCAACAGCGCCTGGTGATGGAAGAACTGCTGGCCCATCAGCTGAGCTTGCTTCAGGTGCGTGAACAGATTCAGGCTCGTGAAGCGCTCCCGCTCCTGCCCACGGGGGATTTGCCCGAGCGTTTCCTGGATTCCCTGCCCTTTGCACTCACCGGTGCCCAGCGCCATGTGCTGGCCGACATCCGTCAGGACCTGAGCCAGCCACTGCCGATGCTCCGGCTTGTTCAGGGCGATGTTGGCTCGGGCAAGACCGTCGTCGCGGCATTGGCGGCGTTGCAGGCTATTGGCGCCGGTGCACAAGTAGCCCTGATGGCGC from Marinobacter adhaerens HP15 encodes the following:
- a CDS encoding hydrogen peroxide-inducible genes activator, whose protein sequence is MTLTELRYVVTLARERHFGRAAERCHVSQPTLSVAVKKLEDELGIPLFERSKSSIRVTETGLRIIEQAQRVLDQVGLIKDMAQDGKNQLNSPLKVGAIYTIGPYLFPHLLPELRRAAPEMPLYIEENYTANLRQKLRQSELDAIIIALPFEEPEVVTLPLYDEPFVVLLPAGHPLASKEQLTADELAKEQLLLLGPGHCFRDQVLESCPPLVEAVTHRANNGSPALVTEGSSLETIRHMVASGLGITVLPLSAATAMQYHEDILAVRPFASPVPFRTVALAWRVTFPRPKAIDVLSLAASQCRVIEKAKTDTPVVAESA